One Brevibacillus choshinensis genomic window carries:
- the tynA gene encoding primary-amine oxidase, protein MQKKIIMSTAAFMTALSFAAGPSVPFVEKVSAHGGEAEYLPLKPMVEEFGGTVVWDNKTQTAQVKRDGTIVSLKPNLAEVQVNGKTVKLEAPVVNTNGTLYVTHHFLNEVFQSQLDQTVQVQKEAHPLNPLTADEINAAVNVIKASDSYKKSLRFTQISLKEPDKAKVWNWVYGQKQTFERTANVVMLDGKKVIEGEVDLAAKKLVSWKEIEGAHGMVILDDFQTVQTAIEESKEYANALRKRGIDDVKKVVATPLTVGYFNEADGLKQDLRLLKVVSYLDVGDGNYWAHPIENLVAIVDLEQKKVIKIEDAGVIPVPLKPTPYDGRNQQVKQSVKPLATLEPQGKNYALEGNTIHWGNWDFHLHLDSRVGPVLSTMTYNDSGTKRKIMYEGSLGGMIVPYGDPDVGWYFKAYLDSGDYGMGVLTSSLQKGTDVPDNAQLLDATISDNDGNPYTIPDAIAIFEQYAGPEFKHQEMGKDNVSRERRELVVRWISTVGNYDYIFDWVLSPNGTIKIDVGATGIEAVKAVKSATMHDPTAKEDTRYGTLIDHNIVGTTHQHIYNFRLDLDVDGENNTLTELNPQIAKNTAGGPRKSAIVTEEKTVTTEQDAIQTFDPSTIRLLSNPNKENKVGNPVSYQIMPYAGGTHPVAKGAMFSKDEWLYNRVNFMDKQIWVTKYNPDERFPEGKYPNRAKTDTGLKEFTANNDPIVNTDNVVWMTTGTTHVARAEEWPIMPTEWVHAMLKPWNFFNQTPTLDLPEEE, encoded by the coding sequence ATGCAGAAAAAAATCATCATGTCCACGGCAGCATTTATGACAGCGCTATCATTTGCGGCGGGGCCTTCAGTTCCGTTCGTCGAAAAGGTCAGCGCGCACGGAGGAGAAGCGGAATACCTTCCTCTCAAACCAATGGTAGAGGAATTCGGCGGAACTGTCGTGTGGGATAACAAAACGCAGACAGCTCAGGTCAAGAGGGACGGCACGATTGTATCACTGAAGCCCAATCTGGCAGAGGTGCAAGTCAATGGAAAGACCGTCAAGCTGGAAGCGCCTGTCGTCAATACAAATGGAACCCTCTATGTGACGCACCACTTCCTGAATGAAGTGTTTCAATCGCAGCTGGATCAGACGGTCCAGGTGCAAAAGGAAGCGCATCCCTTGAACCCGCTGACCGCTGACGAAATCAATGCCGCAGTGAACGTAATCAAAGCATCTGACTCCTACAAAAAGAGCCTGCGTTTTACGCAAATTTCCTTGAAGGAACCCGACAAAGCCAAGGTGTGGAACTGGGTGTACGGGCAAAAGCAGACTTTCGAGCGAACTGCAAATGTGGTGATGCTCGACGGAAAAAAGGTCATCGAAGGCGAGGTTGATCTCGCTGCCAAGAAGCTCGTCTCCTGGAAGGAAATCGAGGGGGCTCACGGGATGGTCATCCTGGACGACTTCCAGACCGTACAGACCGCCATCGAGGAAAGCAAGGAGTACGCGAATGCCCTCAGAAAGCGGGGCATCGATGACGTGAAAAAGGTAGTCGCGACCCCGCTCACCGTCGGCTACTTCAATGAGGCGGATGGCTTGAAGCAGGATCTGCGGCTCCTGAAGGTCGTCTCCTATTTGGATGTGGGAGACGGCAACTACTGGGCCCATCCGATCGAAAACCTCGTCGCGATCGTCGATTTGGAGCAAAAGAAGGTCATCAAGATCGAGGATGCCGGGGTCATCCCGGTACCGTTGAAGCCGACTCCGTACGATGGACGCAATCAGCAAGTCAAACAGAGTGTGAAGCCGCTCGCCACTCTGGAGCCGCAAGGGAAAAACTACGCCCTCGAAGGCAACACCATCCACTGGGGCAACTGGGACTTTCATCTCCATCTCGATTCACGCGTAGGCCCTGTCCTCTCCACGATGACCTACAACGACAGCGGCACCAAACGAAAAATCATGTACGAAGGTTCGCTCGGCGGCATGATCGTTCCTTATGGCGATCCGGATGTGGGCTGGTACTTCAAGGCGTATCTGGACTCGGGCGATTACGGGATGGGCGTGCTGACCTCCTCGCTGCAAAAAGGTACAGACGTGCCGGATAATGCGCAGCTGCTGGATGCCACCATTTCGGACAACGACGGCAACCCGTACACGATTCCCGATGCGATTGCCATTTTTGAGCAATACGCAGGGCCGGAATTCAAGCATCAGGAGATGGGCAAAGACAATGTGAGCCGCGAGCGCCGAGAGCTGGTGGTGCGCTGGATCAGCACGGTGGGCAACTACGATTATATTTTTGACTGGGTCCTGTCCCCGAACGGAACGATCAAGATCGATGTCGGTGCTACAGGGATCGAAGCGGTGAAGGCAGTCAAATCCGCGACGATGCATGATCCGACAGCCAAGGAGGATACCCGCTACGGTACCTTGATCGACCACAACATCGTGGGGACGACTCATCAGCACATCTACAATTTCCGTCTCGATCTGGACGTGGACGGAGAAAACAACACGTTGACTGAGCTCAATCCGCAAATCGCGAAAAATACAGCGGGCGGTCCGCGCAAGAGCGCCATCGTGACCGAGGAGAAAACGGTCACCACAGAGCAGGATGCCATTCAAACCTTTGACCCGTCTACGATTCGCTTGCTCAGCAACCCTAATAAAGAGAACAAGGTTGGCAACCCGGTCTCCTACCAAATCATGCCGTACGCAGGCGGCACGCACCCGGTGGCGAAGGGGGCCATGTTCAGCAAGGACGAGTGGCTGTACAACCGCGTGAATTTTATGGACAAACAAATCTGGGTAACGAAATACAATCCAGACGAGCGCTTCCCAGAGGGGAAATATCCGAACCGGGCCAAGACAGATACAGGCTTGAAGGAGTTTACCGCCAATAACGATCCGATCGTGAACACGGATAACGTGGTGTGGATGACGACGGGAACGACGCATGTCGCGCGTGCGGAGGAAT
- a CDS encoding helix-turn-helix domain-containing protein, which translates to MNRVEIAANLPPVQYGFRLETSSYQERLVPYLGQTVLYYQYAMGKTVDAIRVVPDGCMDVLICCDPKRPHSLICGTILQGESIPFHAGATYFGVRFTPLQSLHLSPAPFRDLIDRQLFLGDVVHGVSSLCDDIAEKASFSERIAHFDQFLLPKLLSPDQPSGWLPYCLQQIYQSKGNVTVDQLADDIGFSTRYIRKKFVETLGLSPKQYSRITRFQNTLSSMMNRRASFGDLASEHGYYDQAHFIKDFKHFTLFTPMQILMLMQTPPF; encoded by the coding sequence ATGAATCGCGTAGAAATTGCCGCCAATTTGCCTCCTGTTCAATACGGCTTCCGCCTGGAGACCAGCAGCTACCAGGAGAGGCTCGTCCCTTATCTCGGACAAACCGTTCTCTACTATCAGTACGCCATGGGCAAGACCGTTGACGCGATTCGGGTCGTGCCTGATGGCTGTATGGATGTGCTCATCTGCTGCGATCCCAAGCGGCCGCACTCTCTGATTTGCGGGACTATCCTGCAAGGCGAAAGCATCCCCTTTCATGCGGGAGCAACGTATTTCGGAGTGCGCTTCACCCCGCTGCAGAGTCTGCATCTATCCCCCGCCCCCTTTCGTGATTTGATTGATCGACAGCTCTTCTTGGGAGATGTCGTGCACGGCGTCAGCAGCCTTTGCGACGACATCGCGGAAAAGGCATCGTTTTCAGAGAGGATTGCCCATTTTGACCAATTTTTGCTGCCCAAGCTGTTGTCGCCTGACCAGCCGTCGGGATGGCTACCATACTGTCTGCAGCAAATCTATCAGTCCAAAGGGAACGTCACGGTCGATCAGCTCGCGGATGACATCGGCTTTTCCACCCGCTACATCCGGAAAAAATTCGTAGAGACCCTTGGACTGTCACCCAAACAATACAGCCGCATCACGCGCTTTCAAAATACACTCTCGTCCATGATGAATCGCAGAGCTTCCTTTGGCGATCTCGCCAGCGAGCACGGCTACTACGATCAGGCTCACTTCATCAAAGACTTCAAGCATTTCACTTTGTTCACCCCTATGCAGATCCTCATGCTGATGCAGACTCCCCCTTTTTAG